In bacterium, the genomic window ACGTTCAGATGTCAGCCGTCAAGCAAAGTTAAATGATATAATGTAACTACTCAGCCACTAAGAGCGTGTCTGAAAAGTTGATGCGTTAATCAGCCCCGTAGGGGCAAAATGTTTATAGTAGCCATTTTTCTCATAAACCCAAGCTCCGTTAGGAGCGAAATGTTCAAGAAGTAAACTTAGCAAAGCGAACATGTCGCCCCTAACGGGGCTAAAAATAACGGTGGGCGCTCATGTCTATAAACATTACGTCCCTAACGGGACTTTTCAGACAGCCTCTAAGACACAAAGGCAATAGGCAATAGCCAATAGGTAATAGGGAAGAATACCCTATTGGCTATTGCCTATTGGCTATTGGCTTCTGTAATCTTCGTGTCTTTGTGGCTGAGTAATTACGATACAACAAGGAATCCGAATCAGGGTTTCTCTCCAAGAACCTGAGCCATAAAGGTATAGATTTCGACGCCTTTATCCTTCCAGCTATCCTTGGGAAGACCGGCTTTTAGACAGGTATGTTCCAGGAAGGTTTCTCTGTCCCAGTTGTATTCGGTGGCTACCTGAGGAAGGAGCAAACCTTGATAATGGCCCTTCTTCATAATGAGACCATCTCGACCTACCTTGATTTCATTAACATCTGAAATCCGTTTGGGTGGAGTAAGGATTGAAATCTCCAGGTCAATCTCCGAAAGCTCATCAGGAGAAAGAGGGGGGAAGCGGTGATCCCTGGTAGCCGCCGAGACAGCCGCTTGCATAATGGCCTTGTAGAGGGGATATATCGGCTCAATATAGCCGATGCATCCCCGGAGTTGGCCGTGCTTGTGGATGGTAACAAAGGCGCCCCGGTGTTCAAGGAGTTCTTGGTTGCCTTTTGCTTCAAAGGGTGGCATTTGGCCCTCCCGGACATAAGTCTCAATAGTGTGCCTGGCCAACTTGAGCAAATCTTCCTGAAGATTTTCATCTGCTTTGGCTTGGTCGTCTGCCTTCTCTTCAGTTTGAGCTGGCCTTTTAGTTATCATTAGGGCGGCGTAGCCTACTACCCCCCGCGACCGGTCACCGGTTACATCTCCTGAATTGGCATATTTCAAGAGCTTAACTTGAGTGGGGGCCATAGAATTGGCCGTCAGTATCATGGCCATAATGGCCCCTGGGGCATCTATCTCTGTCTCTCCTTTGTTTACCCGGTTGGCAAAGGTTTCTACATCAAGGTTCTCTATGGCCTCCAGACCGGCCCGATCCAACCTGACGGCTTCACCATAAGGGTGGTAGTGGGACAGATCAGCGCTGACCACCAGAACAGTCTGTTTATCAGACAGGGCTTTTACCAGAAGCCGGCTTAAGGTCACGGCTGTCTCGTAAGAGTGACTACCTATGATAACCGGCAAGATGGAAAAGTCTGTTAATATCCTCTGCAGAAAGGGCAGCTCAACCTCTAAGGCATGTTCTTTAACATGGGCCGGGGGATAGAAACGGACCTCTTCAGACTCTCCCATCCACTCTTCAGCCAGGCCTTCGTCTATGGGGACCAGGCCCAGGGGTGTTTCATAAGCCCCCTCAGGCTCGATTGAAATACCACTGAAGGCCACGTGATGGCTGGGACCTACCAGTATCACCCGCTTGATGTCTCTTCCCTTAAGTTGTTTAAAGGAGTAAGCCGCTACCTGACCGGAGTAGGTGTATCCGGCGTGGGGAACCAATACCGCCAGGACCCTCTCTATCCCCTTTTCCGGCTCCACATTTGCCAGGAAGTCATCTACATCCTCTCTAAGAACTGCTTTATCCCCGGGGTAAAACATTCCGGCCACCACCGGACCTCTGATCACCTTAGATTCCATTTTCTTTCCCTCCTTTTTAGTCAATTTAGTATCAGGGGCACTCGAAGTCCCGGAGACCTCAACTGCCTCAGACATTTCTTTAGAAACCTTTTGTTCACAAGAACAGATAAAACACAATCCAAGAAACAACCAAAGATAACGCTTCATGTTTGTCTCCTAACTCGATGCTCGATGCTCGATACTGGATGCTTGATACTCGATGCTGGATGCTCGATGCTCGATGCTCGATACTGGATGCTCGATACTCGATGCTGGATGCTCGATGCTCGATGCTCGATGCTCGATACTGGATGCTCGATACTCGATGCTGGATGCTCGATGCTCGATGCTCGATACTCGATACTGGATGCTCGATACTCGATGCTGGATGCTCGATGCTCGATACTCGATACCCGATACTCGATGCTGGATGCTCGATGCTCGATGCTGGATGCTGGATGCTCGATGCTCGAGCATCGAGCATCGGCCTACTGTTTCCTAAGGCAAAAGTTAAACTCTTTGGCGGAAAGGGTGGTTACTCCCAGACGATGACCTAACTGAACTATCTCTGGCACGTCAAGGGATGCCCTGGCTAAGAGTTCTTCCCGGGCAAAGATATTCCTAACCGTGTCATCACCGATGATTCCTCCCTCGTGAAGAATCACTACCCGATGGGCATACTCAGCCACCAACCACATAGTTTGAGTGATAATAATGATAGTATGCCCGGCTTGATTAAGCCGGACCAGGAGATCCATTATCATCTTCTGACCATCAAAATCAAGGCCAGTCGTAGGTTCATCACATATAAGCACCATAGGACTTACTGCCAGAACTGAAGCCAGGGCTAATCGCCGGCGTTCCCCTCTGGTCAGGGAGGATGGTATCCGGTCTTCGTATCCGGACAATGAGACCAACTTCAAGACTTCAGCCACCCTTGAGCCTGTTTCTTCTTCAGACAGCCCAATATTTCTGGGACCGGAAGCCGCCTCCTCGTAAACGGTAGGGGCGGATATCTGGCGATCAGGATTCTGAAAAAGATAGCCTATCAACTGAGAAATCTCAGCCACGCCTCTAACCTGAGTGTCTTCACCAAAACAGACCACCTCGCCTTTAGGCGGCTTAAGGAGTCCGTTGAGATGTTGAGCTAAGGTGGTCTTGCCCGAACCATTGGCACCCACTATGGCCAAAAATTCCCCTTTATATACCTTTAGATTTATTCTTTCCATGACCCGCCGATGCGGATAAGCGCAGACCAAATTATTTGTCTCAATAAGCGGCTCTCCTTTTTCCCAGCGGCGTCTT contains:
- a CDS encoding AraC family transcriptional regulator, producing the protein MLDARYWMLDTRCWMLDARCSMLDTGCSILDAGCSMLDARYSILDARYSMLDARCSILDTRYSMLDARCSMLDAGCSMLEHRASAYCFLRQKLNSLAERVVTPRR
- the amrB gene encoding AmmeMemoRadiSam system protein B; the protein is MKRYLWLFLGLCFICSCEQKVSKEMSEAVEVSGTSSAPDTKLTKKEGKKMESKVIRGPVVAGMFYPGDKAVLREDVDDFLANVEPEKGIERVLAVLVPHAGYTYSGQVAAYSFKQLKGRDIKRVILVGPSHHVAFSGISIEPEGAYETPLGLVPIDEGLAEEWMGESEEVRFYPPAHVKEHALEVELPFLQRILTDFSILPVIIGSHSYETAVTLSRLLVKALSDKQTVLVVSADLSHYHPYGEAVRLDRAGLEAIENLDVETFANRVNKGETEIDAPGAIMAMILTANSMAPTQVKLLKYANSGDVTGDRSRGVVGYAALMITKRPAQTEEKADDQAKADENLQEDLLKLARHTIETYVREGQMPPFEAKGNQELLEHRGAFVTIHKHGQLRGCIGYIEPIYPLYKAIMQAAVSAATRDHRFPPLSPDELSEIDLEISILTPPKRISDVNEIKVGRDGLIMKKGHYQGLLLPQVATEYNWDRETFLEHTCLKAGLPKDSWKDKGVEIYTFMAQVLGEKP